The proteins below are encoded in one region of Pelagibacterium flavum:
- the petA gene encoding ubiquinol-cytochrome c reductase iron-sulfur subunit, translated as MTGASTHEPRRRDFLFVATGAVSAVGVAGAIWPLIDQLNPDASVLALVSVEFDVSAIEEGQTVTIQWRGLPVFVRHRTEAEVLEARSVPLEELKDPELDQQRVAESHPQWLIMIANCTHLGCVPVGEAGDYGGWFCPCHGSQFDISGRVRAGPAPTNLVVMPYEWLSEKLVRIG; from the coding sequence ATGACCGGAGCTTCCACGCATGAACCGAGAAGACGGGACTTCCTGTTTGTCGCAACAGGTGCAGTCAGCGCCGTCGGAGTGGCCGGAGCAATTTGGCCCCTCATCGATCAGTTGAACCCTGACGCCTCGGTTTTGGCCTTGGTAAGTGTCGAATTCGACGTGTCGGCGATAGAGGAAGGGCAGACGGTCACCATCCAGTGGCGAGGTCTGCCGGTTTTTGTGCGACACCGCACGGAAGCGGAGGTTCTAGAGGCGCGCTCGGTACCGCTGGAAGAGTTAAAGGACCCGGAGCTGGACCAGCAGCGCGTGGCTGAGAGCCACCCACAGTGGCTGATCATGATTGCTAACTGCACTCATCTCGGCTGCGTACCGGTCGGCGAAGCTGGAGACTATGGGGGCTGGTTCTGTCCCTGCCACGGCTCCCAATTCGATATATCCGGGCGGGTAAGAGCTGGCCCCGCCCCAACAAACCTCGTGGTTATGCCGTATGAGTGGCTCAGCGAAAAGCTCGTGCGGATCGGTTAG
- a CDS encoding CBS domain-containing protein translates to MTRNVVTVSPAHSVWHAARIMLTGGVSGLPVVDDTGRLLGLITEGDLLRRSELGMSGPIVGGAEQSNDPAREFVRSRSWKVADVMSPQVITVDEDTPVQKVAMLLGVHRIKRLPVMRNGRLVGVVSRADLLKVVSAGKPEPEVKGDDAARRAILARLQDAMVYLSRQPTVDVAAGRVRVAGTVRSSAERDAIRMIVESVAGPGFDDRIEIEGEQ, encoded by the coding sequence ATGACAAGGAACGTCGTGACGGTCAGCCCAGCCCATAGCGTGTGGCATGCTGCCCGCATCATGCTGACCGGAGGCGTGAGCGGCCTCCCGGTCGTCGACGACACGGGCAGGTTGCTCGGGCTCATCACCGAGGGCGACCTTTTGCGGAGATCCGAACTTGGGATGTCGGGTCCGATCGTAGGAGGCGCCGAGCAGTCGAACGATCCGGCACGCGAATTTGTCAGGAGCCGGAGCTGGAAGGTCGCCGACGTCATGTCCCCGCAGGTCATTACGGTCGATGAGGACACTCCTGTCCAGAAGGTCGCGATGCTGCTGGGCGTTCATCGGATCAAGCGCCTTCCCGTCATGCGGAACGGCCGGCTCGTTGGCGTCGTCAGCCGGGCAGACCTGCTCAAGGTCGTGTCGGCGGGCAAGCCTGAGCCAGAGGTCAAGGGCGACGATGCCGCGCGGCGTGCGATATTGGCACGCCTCCAAGACGCCATGGTCTACCTGAGCCGCCAACCCACGGTCGATGTCGCGGCAGGGCGGGTCCGCGTCGCCGGCACGGTGCGATCGTCGGCCGAACGGGACGCAATTCGGATGATTGTCGAGAGCGTCGCTGGACCAGGATTTGACGACCGGATTGAGATCGAGGGCGAGCAATGA
- a CDS encoding metal ABC transporter permease, whose amino-acid sequence MALAIIVAVAIKVVGVILITAMLIVPAAAARPLSRTPEQMAMAAVAIGVLSAVLGLDLAYTFDTPAGPSIVCVAAVAFLCTNILRILRTRSGL is encoded by the coding sequence TTGGCCCTGGCCATCATCGTGGCAGTTGCCATAAAGGTAGTGGGTGTGATCCTTATTACAGCGATGCTTATCGTACCGGCCGCCGCAGCCCGGCCGCTTTCTCGCACCCCCGAACAAATGGCGATGGCGGCCGTGGCGATCGGCGTGCTTTCAGCGGTATTGGGTCTGGATTTGGCCTATACCTTCGATACGCCAGCGGGCCCGTCAATCGTTTGTGTTGCGGCCGTAGCTTTCCTCTGCACCAATATTCTTCGGATACTGCGGACAAGGTCTGGCTTGTAA
- the glgP gene encoding alpha-glucan family phosphorylase, translating into MTFFERSVRRARIAYFSMEIALRPEVHTYSGGLGVLAGDTARSAADLDLPMVFVTLLSEQGYVRQEISPRGEQESGPNPWSPTDWAKPLPQMVAVQIEGRDVWIRPWLYAVECPLGHAVPVLLLDTDLHENEPPDRRITDFLYGGDDAYRLKQEIVLGIGGRLILRALGFEIEKFHLNEGHAALLTLPLLREAARRDADSSEPLKQYDIGAVRDRCVFTTHTPVEAGFDKFDYELVRTILGDYIELATLRALAGPTRLNMTQLALNLSGYVNGVARRHAETARQMFPGYEITSITNGVHVHTWTHRAFADLHSSRYPNWAHEPESLAFSDQLDDASVWNAHQVAKAELLATLSTETGAHLRDDVPLIGYARRMTAYKRPELVFSDIERLSVIAQKYPFQIVLAGLAHPKDEGGAKAIAAFHRHIERLDGIAQIVFLPGYDMRLSATLVAGCDIWLNTPLPPLEASGTSGMKAALNGVLNLSVLDGWWLEGCVDGVTGWSIEGTPPGPGDGLALYAKLEDVVLPLYYRDRPGWVWMMKQAISKIGPLFNSHRMMSRYVTEAYAR; encoded by the coding sequence TTGACATTCTTCGAGCGCTCCGTGCGCCGCGCCCGAATCGCCTACTTCTCGATGGAGATTGCGCTTCGGCCAGAGGTCCATACTTACAGCGGCGGGCTCGGCGTTCTCGCCGGCGACACCGCCCGATCGGCCGCAGATCTCGATTTGCCGATGGTCTTCGTCACCCTGCTCAGCGAACAGGGATACGTCCGTCAGGAGATTTCGCCACGGGGCGAGCAGGAAAGCGGCCCCAACCCCTGGTCACCCACAGATTGGGCCAAGCCGCTTCCGCAGATGGTCGCTGTGCAGATCGAGGGACGCGATGTCTGGATACGGCCGTGGCTATATGCAGTGGAATGCCCGCTTGGCCACGCTGTTCCGGTCCTGTTGCTTGATACGGACCTGCACGAGAACGAGCCGCCGGATCGCCGCATCACCGATTTTCTCTATGGCGGTGACGACGCGTATCGGCTGAAGCAAGAGATCGTCCTTGGGATCGGTGGCCGACTCATCCTTCGGGCACTTGGCTTTGAGATCGAGAAGTTCCATCTCAACGAAGGCCACGCCGCGCTGCTGACGTTGCCGCTTCTCCGCGAGGCAGCGCGGCGCGACGCCGATTCGTCTGAACCCTTGAAGCAATACGACATCGGCGCCGTCCGCGACCGCTGCGTTTTCACGACGCACACGCCTGTGGAGGCGGGGTTTGACAAGTTCGACTATGAACTCGTTCGCACCATCCTCGGCGACTACATCGAACTAGCAACGTTGAGGGCTCTGGCCGGTCCAACGCGGCTCAACATGACGCAGCTCGCATTGAATCTCAGCGGCTATGTGAACGGCGTGGCGCGCCGACATGCCGAAACTGCACGCCAGATGTTCCCTGGCTATGAAATCACGTCGATCACGAATGGCGTGCATGTCCACACATGGACCCATCGAGCGTTCGCCGACTTACACTCCAGCCGCTATCCCAATTGGGCGCACGAGCCGGAGTCGCTGGCATTTTCCGACCAGCTCGACGACGCATCGGTCTGGAACGCGCATCAGGTCGCCAAGGCGGAACTGCTTGCGACCCTATCGACGGAGACAGGCGCGCATTTGCGCGACGACGTGCCGCTGATCGGGTATGCCCGCCGGATGACCGCCTACAAGCGGCCCGAGCTGGTCTTCTCTGATATCGAGCGGCTGAGTGTGATCGCGCAGAAATACCCCTTTCAGATCGTCCTGGCGGGGTTGGCACACCCGAAGGACGAAGGCGGTGCAAAGGCGATCGCGGCGTTCCACAGGCACATCGAACGTCTCGACGGCATCGCGCAGATCGTCTTCCTTCCCGGATACGACATGCGGCTTTCGGCCACCTTGGTTGCCGGATGCGACATCTGGCTCAACACGCCGTTGCCGCCTCTCGAAGCCTCGGGCACGAGCGGGATGAAGGCGGCTTTGAACGGTGTGTTGAACCTCAGCGTGCTCGATGGATGGTGGCTCGAAGGCTGCGTGGATGGCGTCACCGGGTGGTCGATTGAAGGAACGCCGCCGGGACCAGGCGATGGGTTAGCACTCTATGCGAAGCTGGAGGATGTGGTCCTGCCTCTCTACTACCGCGATCGGCCGGGGTGGGTTTGGATGATGAAGCAGGCAATCAGCAAGATTGGGCCCCTGTTCAACAGCCACCGCATGATGAGCCGATACGTGACCGAGGCATATGCACGCTAG
- a CDS encoding DUF2934 domain-containing protein encodes MSDSEPTPAGELVHVRIEERAYQIWEDEGCPTGCELDHWLRAESETTEAVPELEMAEGAGSKKKS; translated from the coding sequence ATGTCAGACAGCGAACCAACACCGGCCGGTGAGCTGGTCCACGTCAGAATCGAGGAGCGGGCATACCAGATCTGGGAGGACGAGGGCTGTCCCACCGGCTGCGAACTCGACCACTGGCTGCGCGCGGAATCCGAGACCACAGAAGCGGTCCCCGAGCTGGAAATGGCGGAGGGCGCGGGGTCCAAGAAAAAGTCCTGA
- a CDS encoding MauE/DoxX family redox-associated membrane protein — MCETRSLAVEDHLLTSREEADRFMAEHDVKTTPQVFIGGRRIGGYDDTRAHFGKPLRGKDETTYQPVIALFGVALLMGLAVSWFALGTIFDLHAIEFFIAIAMCLLGIQKLQDVESFSTMFLNYDLLGRRYVPYAYFYPFGETLAGVLMLAGTLLWIASPVALFIGTVGAVSVFKAVYIDKRKLKCACVGGNSNVPLGFVSLTENLIMIAMAIWMPLRMGWM; from the coding sequence ATTTGTGAAACCCGCAGTTTGGCGGTCGAGGACCACCTGCTCACCTCGCGTGAGGAGGCCGATCGCTTCATGGCCGAGCACGATGTGAAGACCACGCCGCAGGTCTTCATCGGCGGCAGGCGGATCGGCGGCTACGACGACACCCGCGCGCATTTCGGCAAGCCGCTGCGGGGGAAGGATGAGACCACCTATCAGCCGGTAATTGCGCTGTTCGGCGTGGCCCTCCTGATGGGTCTCGCCGTGAGCTGGTTCGCCCTGGGCACGATCTTCGACCTTCACGCGATCGAGTTTTTCATCGCCATCGCCATGTGCCTGCTCGGCATCCAGAAGCTTCAGGACGTCGAGAGCTTCTCGACCATGTTCCTGAACTACGACCTGCTCGGGCGGCGATATGTGCCCTACGCCTATTTCTACCCCTTCGGTGAGACGTTGGCCGGTGTGCTGATGCTGGCCGGAACGCTGCTGTGGATCGCATCGCCGGTCGCGCTGTTCATCGGGACGGTCGGAGCCGTCTCGGTCTTCAAGGCGGTCTATATCGACAAGCGCAAGCTCAAATGCGCCTGCGTGGGCGGCAACAGCAACGTGCCGCTCGGCTTCGTCTCCCTCACCGAGAACCTCATCATGATCGCCATGGCGATCTGGATGCCCCTGCGGATGGGATGGATGTAG
- a CDS encoding hydroxyacid dehydrogenase yields MKIAVFEAEDWEEAACAGLRPAHEVRCTRHALNRTTAGDYADAEVVSPFIASKIDADVLERLPALKLVATRSTGFDHIDLGACRRRGVIVANVPDYGDSTVAEHAFALLLAVARNIVESVEHTRRGGFSMARTRGFELHGKVMGVIGTGRIGRRAIEIAKGFGMTVIAHDRHEDHEAASRLAFSYAALRAVLEQADVISLHVPSLPETAGLIGDAAFAAMKEGAILINTSRGNVVDTEALVRALAEGKLRAAGLDVLPQEPLIREEAEIFRQQRSLDAPDLKALVANHVLLRFPNVLVTPHNAYNTDQALRRIIDTTLANISSFAAGNAINIVEGE; encoded by the coding sequence ATGAAGATCGCGGTGTTCGAGGCAGAGGACTGGGAAGAGGCAGCGTGCGCCGGCCTCCGTCCCGCGCATGAGGTGCGTTGCACCCGACATGCGCTGAACAGAACCACGGCCGGCGATTATGCCGACGCTGAGGTGGTCAGTCCCTTTATCGCTTCGAAGATCGATGCCGATGTGCTTGAGCGCCTTCCCGCTCTCAAGCTCGTTGCGACGCGATCGACCGGCTTTGACCATATCGATCTTGGCGCGTGCAGGCGCCGGGGGGTCATAGTGGCCAACGTCCCCGACTATGGCGATTCCACCGTGGCGGAGCACGCCTTTGCTTTGCTTCTCGCGGTGGCCCGCAACATTGTCGAGAGCGTGGAGCATACGCGTCGCGGCGGGTTCTCGATGGCGAGAACGCGCGGCTTCGAGCTTCACGGCAAGGTCATGGGAGTGATCGGAACCGGCCGCATAGGACGCCGCGCCATCGAGATCGCCAAAGGCTTCGGCATGACCGTTATCGCCCATGATCGCCACGAGGACCATGAGGCTGCGTCCAGGCTGGCGTTTTCCTACGCGGCACTCCGCGCAGTGCTGGAGCAAGCCGACGTCATATCCCTGCACGTGCCGTCGTTGCCCGAAACCGCCGGGCTGATCGGAGATGCAGCCTTCGCTGCGATGAAGGAGGGAGCGATCCTGATCAACACGTCGCGCGGAAATGTCGTCGACACCGAAGCGCTCGTGCGGGCGCTAGCCGAGGGAAAGCTGCGCGCGGCGGGCCTCGATGTCTTGCCGCAGGAGCCCCTGATACGCGAGGAAGCCGAGATATTCCGTCAGCAGCGATCTCTCGACGCCCCAGACCTCAAGGCGCTGGTGGCGAACCACGTGTTGCTGCGGTTTCCGAACGTCCTCGTCACGCCGCACAACGCCTACAACACGGACCAGGCGCTTCGCCGGATCATTGACACGACCCTGGCCAACATCTCGTCCTTCGCTGCGGGCAACGCCATCAACATCGTGGAGGGAGAGTAG
- a CDS encoding DUF6629 family protein, translated as MCLSATVSYAAAAVLVPSGAVATVWAWAGDRRYLMLAILPLLFGLQQGAEGMVWVAGDAGHTHHVEQYSFVYMFFAWIVWPIWIPMSAFFLESGGRSAVILLFVIAGAMLGGLQFIPYFTHEGWLSTSFLAWAVRYEDINLLDAIVSRVVTYGIYLTVIIAPFLVVRDRAVKMFGLLTGGVVVITYLFFSYAYISVFCFGGALISTYLLALIWWKRPDRMTSLDA; from the coding sequence ATGTGCCTGTCCGCCACGGTCAGCTATGCCGCCGCTGCGGTCCTTGTCCCTTCCGGGGCCGTCGCGACGGTCTGGGCGTGGGCCGGGGATCGCCGCTATCTCATGCTCGCGATCCTGCCCCTTCTGTTCGGGCTGCAACAAGGGGCCGAAGGGATGGTCTGGGTCGCCGGAGATGCCGGGCATACTCACCATGTCGAGCAATACTCCTTCGTCTATATGTTCTTCGCCTGGATCGTCTGGCCGATCTGGATTCCCATGTCGGCCTTCTTCCTCGAGAGCGGGGGCCGAAGCGCTGTCATCCTGTTGTTTGTGATCGCTGGAGCCATGCTGGGTGGCCTTCAGTTCATCCCCTACTTCACACACGAGGGTTGGCTGTCGACGTCGTTCCTTGCCTGGGCGGTTCGATATGAAGATATCAACTTGCTGGACGCGATCGTGTCGCGAGTGGTGACATACGGGATCTATCTCACCGTGATCATTGCGCCGTTTCTGGTGGTCCGCGATCGCGCCGTAAAGATGTTCGGTCTGCTGACAGGCGGCGTCGTGGTGATCACCTACCTGTTCTTTTCCTACGCCTACATCTCCGTGTTCTGCTTTGGCGGTGCGCTGATCTCGACCTACTTGCTGGCGCTGATCTGGTGGAAGCGACCGGATCGAATGACCTCACTCGACGCGTAG
- a CDS encoding NAD-dependent epimerase/dehydratase family protein, whose amino-acid sequence MTEASMDDDYRPVIVVTGSSGYLGAAVVRRLHERYRVVGLVRSSPPHPPHQAECVCFVSANFCASFSVEFSGACGVHQK is encoded by the coding sequence ATGACGGAGGCATCCATGGATGACGACTATAGACCCGTCATTGTTGTAACCGGTTCGAGCGGGTATCTCGGCGCTGCGGTAGTTAGACGTCTGCATGAGCGTTACCGCGTGGTCGGGCTTGTCCGGTCTTCGCCGCCCCATCCTCCGCATCAGGCCGAATGCGTCTGCTTTGTAAGCGCGAATTTCTGCGCATCTTTTTCGGTTGAGTTTTCTGGGGCATGTGGTGTCCACCAAAAGTGA
- the istA gene encoding IS21 family transposase: protein MPRHKQPRRMTVQDIRTILRLKHEQGLSIREIALRLKLSKTTVATYLFRAREAGLDCWPLPRGRDDDTTLKTVLFQKVGRPPRDLTEPDWRKISSELKRKGVTLVLLWEEYRAAHPDGYGYTWFCTQFRAFENRTSPRFRNRHEAGAVMQTDYAGHTIPVIDPATGVAHQAQIFVAVLGASNYTFAWASLTQRLPDWIEAQVRALEFFEGVPKALVCDNLKAAVARPLWFEPSLNKTFSALATHYDTTILPTRPRKPRDKGKVERAVLIVERWILARLRNQQFFSIQTLNAAIAELVTALNAKIMRRVGQSRRDLYEQIERPALRALPDHPFEYAEWKRAKVHPDYHIEVLHGFYFVPHRLIGRQVDVRLTHRMIEIFYNHERVAVHNRRGQRGGHSTVREHMPKSHQRHGGMTPETLVSRGARIGYHVAALIERLIRERPHPEQGYRSALGVLGLERRFGGDRLEAACERALTHNTVRYASVQSILITGLDKASEPPAPMTPAPRHDNIRGPGYYQ, encoded by the coding sequence ATGCCGCGACACAAGCAACCAAGGCGCATGACCGTGCAAGACATACGAACGATCCTTCGACTGAAGCATGAACAGGGCTTGTCGATCCGCGAGATTGCCCTGCGTCTGAAGCTGAGCAAGACGACCGTGGCGACCTATCTGTTTCGTGCCCGGGAGGCTGGCCTTGACTGCTGGCCCCTTCCACGTGGGCGCGATGACGATACAACGCTAAAGACAGTCCTTTTCCAGAAGGTGGGACGCCCGCCCCGCGATTTGACCGAGCCCGACTGGCGCAAGATATCGTCCGAACTCAAGCGCAAGGGCGTAACGCTGGTGCTGCTGTGGGAGGAATATCGCGCTGCCCACCCCGATGGGTATGGCTACACCTGGTTTTGCACCCAGTTCCGGGCCTTCGAGAACCGAACCAGTCCCCGGTTCCGCAATCGCCACGAAGCGGGCGCGGTCATGCAAACCGATTACGCCGGCCATACTATCCCCGTCATCGATCCGGCCACCGGTGTCGCCCACCAGGCCCAGATCTTTGTCGCTGTGCTGGGCGCTTCGAACTACACCTTCGCCTGGGCCAGCTTGACCCAGCGTCTGCCCGACTGGATCGAAGCCCAAGTGCGGGCGCTGGAGTTTTTTGAGGGCGTACCCAAGGCTCTGGTCTGCGACAACCTCAAGGCAGCCGTGGCCCGGCCGCTGTGGTTCGAGCCCTCGCTGAACAAGACCTTCTCGGCTCTTGCCACCCATTACGACACGACCATTCTGCCCACCCGACCGCGCAAGCCGCGCGACAAAGGCAAGGTGGAAAGGGCGGTGCTGATCGTCGAGCGCTGGATTCTCGCGCGCCTGCGCAATCAGCAGTTCTTCTCGATCCAGACCCTGAATGCGGCCATCGCCGAGTTGGTGACCGCCCTCAATGCAAAGATCATGCGCCGGGTTGGTCAGTCCCGCCGGGATCTTTATGAGCAGATCGAACGCCCCGCATTGCGCGCCTTGCCCGACCATCCCTTCGAATATGCCGAGTGGAAGCGCGCCAAGGTGCATCCCGACTATCACATCGAGGTGCTGCACGGCTTTTACTTCGTGCCCCACCGACTGATCGGTCGCCAGGTCGATGTTCGCCTGACCCATCGAATGATCGAGATATTCTACAACCACGAGCGTGTCGCGGTGCACAATCGGCGCGGACAGCGTGGCGGGCACTCCACCGTCAGGGAACACATGCCCAAGTCTCACCAGCGCCATGGTGGCATGACCCCCGAGACGCTGGTGTCTCGTGGCGCCCGTATCGGCTACCACGTCGCCGCCCTTATCGAGCGTCTCATCCGGGAGAGACCACACCCTGAACAAGGATATCGTTCTGCGCTTGGTGTGCTTGGTCTCGAGCGGCGCTTTGGAGGCGACAGGCTCGAGGCCGCCTGCGAGCGGGCCCTGACCCATAACACCGTCCGCTACGCCTCGGTGCAATCGATCCTCATCACGGGTCTGGACAAGGCGAGCGAACCGCCAGCCCCGATGACCCCGGCGCCGCGCCACGACAATATCCGCGGCCCTGGCTACTACCAGTGA
- the tnpB gene encoding IS66 family insertion sequence element accessory protein TnpB (TnpB, as the term is used for proteins encoded by IS66 family insertion elements, is considered an accessory protein, since TnpC, encoded by a neighboring gene, is a DDE family transposase.), with the protein MFRLGADLQVYLHHEPIDFRAGINSLAVRVQETMGLDPFASGVFAFCNRRRDRMKLLFFDRSGFVLVQKQLNEDRFRWPRRQETVVRLTTEQLH; encoded by the coding sequence ATGTTCAGACTGGGCGCTGATCTTCAGGTCTACCTGCATCACGAACCGATCGACTTCAGGGCCGGCATTAACAGCCTTGCGGTGCGGGTTCAGGAGACGATGGGACTGGATCCCTTTGCCTCTGGAGTGTTTGCGTTCTGCAATCGTCGTCGCGACCGGATGAAGCTGCTGTTTTTCGACCGGTCGGGTTTTGTGCTTGTGCAAAAGCAGCTGAACGAGGACAGGTTCCGCTGGCCCCGGCGCCAGGAAACGGTGGTGCGGCTGACGACGGAACAATTGCACTGA